Below is a window of Quercus robur chromosome 6, dhQueRobu3.1, whole genome shotgun sequence DNA.
GTTGGTTGAAAGCAGGGGACAAGAATACGACTTTTTTCCACACCAAAGCATCCAACCGCATGCAGCGTAACACTATAGCCAGGGAGCTGGACTCCAATAATGTGTGGATAGAAGATGAGGAGCATATTGGTCATGAATTTGTACAGTCATTTACGGGCCTCTTTACCTCCTCTGACCCTCAGATTGAGGGGGAGCTTATTGATGCAATTCAGCCAAAGGAATCGGATAGGATGAATGCCTCGCTAATCAGGGAATTCCTGGCAATGGAAGTTAAGAAAGCCTTAAAGCAGATGCACCCCACGACGGCCCCGGGCCCAGACGGTATGCCCCCTTTATTTTACCAACATTTCTGGCCTACTATTAAAGAGACTGTTATATGTAATACCTTAAACTTTCTTAACCACAGCATGGCCCCGCCCAAGTTCCATGAGACTCATATTGTGCTCATCCCAAAAACGAAAGATCCGGCAAGGGTCATGGATTACCGACCAATAAGCTTGTGCAACGTGGCTTATAAATTGGCTTCAAAAGTGGTGGCAAACAGAATGAAGGTAGTGCTGCAGGAAGTTGTATGTGAAAACCAAAGTGCGTTTGTGGCAGAGAGGTTAATCACTGATAATATTTTAGTGGCACATGAAGTGATGAATCATATCGGCAAACGAAGAAAAGCCAAAAGTGGGGAAATGGCGTTGAAGTTAGACATGAGTAAAGCCTACGACCTGGTAGAATGGGAGTGCTTAAAGCAGATAATGCTAAAACTAGGCTTTCATGGGCATTGGGTGCAAATAGTAATGAGGTGCGTGTCGTCAATCTCTTATGCAGTGAAAATTAATGGCAAGCCTTGTGGAGAAATACGTCCATCGTGTGGACTTCAACAAGGCGACCCTCTCTCTCCATATCTCTTTATCATCTGTGCAGAGGGTCTATCTGCTCTAATCCATAGTTCAATTCAACAGCAGAGGCTAAGAGGAGTGGCTGCCTCGGGTAGCGGACCTAGAGTGTCTCACTTCTTCTTCGCAGATGATAGTCTCATTTTTGGGAGGGCCTCGTTGGAGGAATGTGCTGAAATACAGAGGGTGCTTCAGGTCTACGAACAGTCATCAAGACAAAAGTTAAATCGGTCGAAAACCTCCTTATTTTTCAGTCCTAACACAACAGATGAGTTAAAGGAGTCAATCAAGGCAATGTTCGGTGCAATTGAGATCCGGCCTCATGAATCCTACCTCGGGCTGCCATCCTTGGTGGGCCGGTCAAAAAGCAATACTTTTACCAATTTAAAACAGAGGGTCGCAAACAAAGTGTCGGGTTGGAAGGAAAAACTCTTGACGACAACTGGTAAGGAAATTCTTATCAAAGCAGTTGCACAAGCAGTACCGTCTTACTCCATGTCATGTTTTCTCTTGCCGAAGAAATTATGTGATGAACTTACTTCCTTGGTTCGGCAATTCTGGTGGGGTCAGGTTAAAGATGAGAAAAAGCTAGCTTGGTTAAGCTGGGATGAGTTGTGCATGCCAAAGGAAATGGGCGGCATGGGGTTCAGGGACTTGAGGATGTTCAATTTGGCGCTTTTGGCAAAACAAGGATGGAGGTTACAAACCAACTCTACTTCCTTGTTTGCCCAAGTGTTTAAGGCGAAGTATTTTCCCCACTGCTCTTTCTTGGAGGCAGATTTAGGCCGCCACCCCTCCTATGCTTGGCGAAGCATTATGGCGGCCCAAGGGGTGGTGAAAAGGGGAACGATGTGGCAAATAGGCTCGGGGGAGAGTATACGGGTGTGGTGTGACAAATGGATTCCTAAGCCGTCTTCCTATTGTGTGGTCACATGTGAAGATGCTTGCCCAAATGTTGCTCCAGTTTGCGACCTCATAAACAGAGCATCCATGGAGTGGAAAGCTGAGCAGATCCGGGGCTGTTTCACAGAGGAGGAGCAGATGCTATTTTAAGCATCCCTCTAAGTTTACATCAGCCCAAGGACAAATTGATATGGGCGGAATCACCAAGTGAAAAATTTACGGCTAAAAGCGCATATAGGCTAGCCTATGAGGTGAACAAGGGTGGCAGCAAAGCAGATTGCTCGAACCCCTCGACGAGGAAGAACATATAGAAGGGGCTGTGGAGAATGAACCTTCCTCAAAAAGTCAAGCATTTTGCTTGGAAGGCAGTTAGAAACATTCTGGCTTCCAAAGAGGCGCTACGGCAGAGGCACATTGCAGTGGAAGGTGGTTGTGCTCTATGTTGGAACCTGACGAAAAACGTTCTCCATATTCTCTAGTTTTGTGCTCATGCCAAGGATGTGTGGAACACAAGTAAGctctctcttccttttgatATCGAACCCAACTGGTGTTTTTTGGATATTATGGAAAAGCTCCTACAAGATGAGGAAGTGCATCCCGGCCTGGCTAAACGATTTGTCTCAGTGTGCTTGGGTATTTGGAAAGAGAGAAATGTCATCCGTACCGGTGGAAGGGGTAAACCTGGTAGGGTCACTTTGAAAACCTCCCTTGGCTTAATGGATGAGTTCCAGATGGCCAATGAGGGTCCATGGAAGCCAGCTGCAGTGAGCCCCGAACCAGTTCGCTGAGCGCCTCCACCACTGGGACAGTACAAGGTAAACTCTGATGGGGCTGTGTTTGCGAACCAGAGGAAGGTGGGGCTGGGTGTGATGATCCGTGATAGCAATGGGAATATGATTGCTGCTCTAAGCAGCCCTATGGTGGGTCCCCTTTGCGCCCTTGAGACGGAAGCCAAAGCAATGGAGGTTGGCATACGCTTCGCACTTGACTTAGACATCAGAGATGTGGTGGTTGAGTGTAATGCGATGGCTGTCTTCAATGCTGTCCAAGGTTTAGCGACACCAAGCTCTTCGATCCTCTTCATCGTGGACAGCATCCTCCATCAAGCACGTTGGTTCAGGTCATGTTGTTTCTCCCATACAAAAAGGCAGGGAAATGTCTCTGCCCACATGTTAGCACAATATTCTAAGTCATTAGTTAGTTACGTTGCTTGGGTAGAATCCTGCCCGAGTCATATTAAGCGGGCCTGTGCTAGGATATTGATGTAGCTACTATTTCTTAACACTTGAATACAAGTTCAGTATTtcttatcaaaaatatatatatatatcatctcaTGATTTTTTCGACGGAACTCAAATCTTAAAAAATGGTCACGTAGCTAGTGTGTTTGCAAAACTAGTTTTAACGATCCCAGTTAGAACCTTGGCCCAAAATTCAGGATATACTATTGTTGTCCTCTTCGATACGAACAATCCAGATTATCGCAATTTAAGTCAACTGAgagtagagagtagagagatAGAGCAAGAGAGAACGGTAATGGCGACTGAGATTGTGATCCAATTGGCTTTGCTACTCCTAACCCTAGCAATGTTCGTCGCGGTTCACAAACTCCCAAGACAAGCTCTAAACAAGCTCCGAACAAAGAACCGAGCCGCTCTCCACACCAACCGCCACTTCGTCCAAGGGTCTCACCTCCTCGCTCGGGCCCGATCCACGCACCACCGGGCCCAATCCCAGGCCCACGCCAAGTCCGCTCTCATCGAAGCCGAGAaagccctctctctctctccaaaggACCCAACCCCTCACCTCCTCAAAGCTCACGCTCTACACCTCATGGGCCACACGGCCTCCGCGATTCGATCCCTAGACCTGGCCCTGTCGCCGCCGCGCGTGAAGTCCCTCTCCGAGAGCGCGCGTGGGGACGCGCTCGTGACGAGGGCCGAGTTGAAGCTGGCCATGAATCGGAAGCGGCGAGTTGACTCGGCCGTGGACGATTTGGTCGAGGCGGTGAGGCTGAGTGGGATTCGTGACAAAGCGACGGCGTTTTGTTTGTTGGGAGAGTGTTACGAACGGAAAGGAATGAGAGAAGAGGCTAGGGAGGCTTTCCAAGAGGCCTTGAGGGTCGAGCCTGGGTTCGTCGCGGCTCGTCAGGGGTTGAGTCGCTCGGGACCGTGAACTTGGGTTGCTTCAACACCAATTGCCTTCGCCTTTTGTAATTTGCGAACTATAacactacctttttttttttccctaatttttGTATAGAAAGTAGAAACTGTGTATTTGAATTTGATGAGTGAAATAGAAAtactggcttttttttttttttttggccaaatatttagtttttcctaaaaataCTATCAAAAATTCTCTTCTGAAATTATTTAGTTACGTAGCTATTTTTTAGCCAAATAGCATATTATTATCAACTATGTTGCAATTTAACTAAagtatcataaaaaattttcaaaatttttcagagtatattttttcaaaaaactcgattttatggaactcgagtctcaCACATTGTTtcataaactcgagttccaaaaaagtggtagatcctTACATATTTCCAAAACAGTGGTAGATTactaaattttttgctaaatagtgATAGTGCGCCATTTTTGCCTagttagagcatccacaatgGCTCATGCCAATTCTATCATATTTTACTATcttaaaaaactactttatcagTTATAcaatactattttacaatacaccatcatcccaacttttattttaccatactacatattaaaataatataaatacatttctcacttctctctttgatctctatttctctctctctcaaccacccaccaccaccaccactgtcCAGTTTCTTAGTCACACCACCCACCTCTGCTAAGCAAAATCcagccaaaatcaaaatccaccACCCTAAAGCAACGCCACCAccatcaaaccaaaaccaaacgaTCAAACCAAACCAATCCACCATCGGAAAACAAtcaaacccaatccaaaccgaTCCACCAAAAACAAACGatcaaacccaaaccaaaagcAAACCCATTCAGAAAGatcaaacccaaaccaaaagcAAACCCATCGGAGCTACTGACAATCAACCCAACCGATCCACCCACCGATCAACAAATCCACTGATTCAAACCCACTGAtccaaacccaacccaccaaTCCATGTCAGTCCaacctccaaaatccaaaacccagCACCGGTACAAGCTTTGAACGAGAGAGATGTGAGAGAGGGAGTAAGGAGGGAGGAGCTGTtgtgagagacagagagaggaaCTGAGAGtcagaatgagagagagagagagatgagagggGACAATTGTACAGTGTGGTTCTACATTTAGAACCACACTATAGcacaattgtatttttttttacaatagttgCATTTTACAACACTCAATGGAGGGGACATTTTGGGCTGAATGGTAAAATAATGGTAAAAGGAGcttacatttggcatttagCCATACCGTTGCTTATGCTCTTACGTAGCTATTTTTTTGCCAAGCGGAtgttcaatcttatttttcagATGTTTAGATATTTCCCTGTTAGTATCAAAGTtaatcctttattttttttttaattgttaaaactGAAATGCTTTAAAAGAAGCTAAACAAAGCCAGCGTAAGGAGGACGCTACCTCTAATAATACAAAGCAAAAGCGTCATAAAATAAAGCATATATAAATCTACAAGCAGActatcaaaaaccataaaatctTGACTTGAAGATGATCTCATTCTAGCCAAAGCATCCATACATTTGTTTACTTCGCGATAACAATGCTTCATCCTcacttgaagaatttggataATAAGAGTCATGCAATCCAAGATAAGAGACGCATGATGTAAGTTGCTATTAAATTCTTCAGTAATCCAATCAAGCACAACTTTAGCATCAAGCTCTATTTCAACAGCCAAGAGATTTAAACTAATACAAAGCCTTAAACCATCTCTAAAAGCCCAAACATTGGCATCTACAGGATATACCACCCCTATGGAACGGGTGAAACCCTTATGATCTCAAATTAAGCCCCCTCCACTAGTCATTCTCGGATTGCCCAATGAAGAGCTCTCTGTGTTAAGCTTCATCCAGCCAAACTCAGGTTTATTCCACCTAACTTGGAATATTAAAGTTAAAGAGTCTTTACCATTATTCATTCACTTCTTAAAAAAGAAGCGTTGTGGATCCCTTTAAGACTTAAAAGGGCAATGTTAGTTAAATTTTTCCAacctttttgattttcaaagttTATATGTGGACAATAATTTTAAGGcctaaaaattacaatttatgaCTGAAATCTTATTTGGTCTGGATTTGCACGTGTGCTCAAATG
It encodes the following:
- the LOC126733057 gene encoding uncharacterized protein LOC126733057 — its product is MATEIVIQLALLLLTLAMFVAVHKLPRQALNKLRTKNRAALHTNRHFVQGSHLLARARSTHHRAQSQAHAKSALIEAEKALSLSPKDPTPHLLKAHALHLMGHTASAIRSLDLALSPPRVKSLSESARGDALVTRAELKLAMNRKRRVDSAVDDLVEAVRLSGIRDKATAFCLLGECYERKGMREEAREAFQEALRVEPGFVAARQGLSRSGP